GGGTTACTGGGCACAGAGGAAGATGTATGGCAGGGCAGTGAGTGACATGCTTGGTGTTGGGGCTGCTGCAACATGAGGCCTCACGACCCCCCTGCCTGTTGACTCTACCCTTTGATCCTAACCCTCCAAGCCAGTGTCGGGTCCCAGGGGCTCCCCTATGATGGAAACCTCACAGGAGGTATCATCCAAGAGCTCCCCTTCAGGGAGACCAAAGTGCAGGAGCAGGAAGAGTTCACAGGCCCCTCCCAGAACCTACTCCGTGTTCCACCCCTCCCCTAGGTTGAAGTGGGGTTTACTCACACCAGTGATCTAGTCCCCTCTAAAACCTGCTGCCTGAAATCCTGGCCAGAGCCAACTTAACCTGCTCTCTGATTTTCTTCCCGCTTtgatttttctgggttttttgttttccttccttccttccaggaaTGAGACTTTCTACTACTTTCCTCTCCTCTCGCAAGTCCCTTACTTTCCCTTTTTCGGCCTCCAGCAATGCCAGCACCACCCTTCCCTCAAAGGAAAGGGGTAGGGGTGAGGACCCTGTCCACCCAAACGGTCTGGCCACTTCCACCCTCCTCAGTGGGGGAAGCTGAGCCAGACAGCGCCTGCGCCTGCCTCTTCCTGTCCACTGACCCGCAGTCATCCCATCTGAGATCTATTGGATAAGAAGGCATTAAAGTCCCCGCTGTAGGTCCAGGTCCAGGCCCAGCCCTTCTCCAGTTTCCATCTCGGTGAGCATCaacccccttcctccccaggctCACTTTCTCCGGTCCTTCGGCTTCCTCTCCTGCCGCCGGGCCTGCTGGTCAGCCAAGGTGCGGGGAATGAGGAGGACGCTGCCATCCCCGGCATACTGCAGCGCATACTGACTGGGCGAGTAGGGCTGCCCGTTCTCATCCCGCAGCCGCCCAAACACTTCCTGGTACAAGCTCTGGACCTTCTGCTTCATCTGCCGCAGGGACCGGAGGAACTCCACCTTCTCCCGCAGCAGCCGGGCTTTATCGCGCTGCAGGTCCTCCACATCCCGCTCCAGGTTCAGGATGGTGTCCAGCTTGCGCTTGCGGCAGTTCTGCGCCGCCATCTTGTTCTTGCCACGGCGCCGGATGTCACGGATGAGGCTCAGCTGGGCCTCACTCAGCTGGTACTTGGACAGCAGCTCGTTGAACTCCTCCACAGGCAGGTTGATGATCTTGTCGTTGGTGAAGGGGATCTTCATGGCTCGGGCTCGATGTTCATCCCGGCTCATCTGTTTGTCCAGGAAGTCAGCCTGCTTCTCCTTGCTGCCCTTCTTGAGGGTGCTGGGTGGTGGCAGGTCAGCGGAGTCGAGGGCACTGGGTGCCATGTTGTATGTGTGGTTGTGGCCCACGTGCTCCAAATAGGGCAGGCAGGAGAGCTGAGCTGGGTCCTGGTAGCTCATGCGGCAGAACTTGGAATACTCGGGCTGGTAGCCCACAGCGCCCTCAGCCTCTTCCAGATCCAAGGTCTCAGAGTCAGAACTGTAGCCAACTGCACCTTCctcagaaaaggaggaagaggctgaggaagaagcagaggaagaagaagaggaagaagaggaggaggaggaggacgaggaggaggaagaaCTACCTTCAGAGCTGCTCAGGGAGGAAGGGCTATGGCTGGAGTCCAAGGAGAGGCCTGAGTCAGAGTCAAATTCCTCTTCGAGCTGGGAGGCCTGCACGGGGTTAAAGCCTTCTTCAATGGCCAGGTCCATCAGGCTGATCTCATCTAGCATGGCTTCATCTAACAGACCCCCGAGTGGGTCAGGCAGCTCAGGGCCTGCTGTGTCGTTGGCTGTGCCATTCAGCTGGGGTGGAAAGAAGAGCCCTGCCAGGTTGGTGGAACCAAAGGTGGAGTTGAGGCTGGTGGAATTGCTGGGGACCAGCGGGAGCAGCGTGGAGCTGCCGGCCACAGGCAGGCTCTCCACCTCAGGGCTGAAGAGTGAGAAGTCCTGGCTGCAGCCCCCCAGGGACGCCTGATGCAGGCTGACATTCTGATTGATGGGAGTGTTGGGGGCAAGGCTGTAGTTGGTGCTCAGTGGGTCTCCTGGAGGGGCATCGTACAGGATTTCACTTGTTGATGTGTTCACTTCCATGGcctgggaggggagaagagcATCACCGTTCACTTAGCGCAGACTCCATCCCCAGGTGTGGCTGGGGGCTCACGACAgcaggcacccaacataggcacAGCTGCATGGGTGTAAAGGCAAGAGACAGGAAACCACAGCCCACAGCATCAGCTCCTGGCCCCGCTTGATCCATCATGCCTGGCAGAGACGGGTTCCTCCCTGTGGACTCCACCCCAAGGCAGGACTGATCAGCTCCAGGTCATGTTTGGCCCAGACTCCCCCATcgtggaggagaggaaaaaagcaCCTAACACTGCAAAATCAGCACAGTGAAAAGTACACCCAGCCTTGGAGTAAGAAAGCCTAGCTGCACCACTTGCTGTAAGACCAGGAGCATTTCACTCAGTCTCTCTTTGAGGTTCAGTGTCCTCacgtttaaaataataaagggcTGACTAGATGATCGTGAGGGCCAAGTGAGACGACGATGGCTGTAAAGCACTACAAGAATGTCAGCTTTTATTAATGCTAAACCTAGGAAACACCCAGCCAAGTGATTATCTGCCTGAAGGGCAAGAAGGAGGCACACCTAGGAGCCAGGCCTGCTTTAGAAGCCTGAGCCCCGGGGCTTTAACCCAAACCCCAATCCTGACTCCACCACCTACTGACACATGGACAGTTACCTCTCAGTGTCCCCACTTTCCTATGGATCAGAAAGGTGTTACTCTCTCTTTTCCCAGAAGTGGAAAAGCAACTGAGTATGAAGACACCCCACACAAAGTCCGATAGGTTTGTGCCTGGTTCTGATAATCCTACCTGCATTTCCATGATGGACATGAGATCTTGCCACTGCTGTTCCAAATCAAATGGAGACTCTGTCCCCGTCAGGAGAGGAGACAAAAGATTGTTTTGAAGACCTGGGGGCTCACTCTCACTAGGCACTGCTTCTGTTATGCTGGAAATGTCTGCTGGAAACTAGGGCAAAACACAGAGAGTTTAACAGGGGAGGAGGAAAGACCACCTTCTGCTTTCCTCCCCGAGACTACCACCTGAggttctgtttcttccttcctctgaatTCACCCCCAGCAGCCAGGACAAGGCCAACACCAAAAGCCGGCCCCTCAGGCAGCCACAGAGAGACACACTGTGTGCAGGCTGCCCTGCTGACTCAGTGTGCTCTCCCTGGAGTCCTGCTCACCTCAGCATTCTCCCCAAAGGGGCAGGTGGCCTCCAGCAGCCTAAGGCACTCTTCCAGGGACAGGGCTGTCTGGTCCTCCCCACCAGGCACCTGTGGCAACAGCAACTGTTAAGTCTGACTGACCCGGGCCTTGGCTGCCTGTGGGCCGAAGCCCCTTCCCCAGCCTTTCCAAGGGGAAGCTTGAAGGAGGCCCTGCATGGTTGCAGGCCTACACTCTCCCTCCGTTCCCAGGCTGTCGGCTGGCCCTGAGTCCCAAACTCCAGGGGAGAAGAGAGTGGGGGGTTCTGACACAAGCAGAAAGCCGCTAGGTGCTCTGCCTCCCGTGTGCTGTTCGTTACCAAGGCGTGGCCCCTCCGCTGCGGCTGCTCTTCTACTCCCGCTTCCTCAGCCACCACTGTGACTTAGAAACCCCAACCCGAGATATACATTCAGGCCCATCCCACAGACACAACCTGCCTTCTCTAAAGAGAAGTTTCTAGAAGTGGGCAGAGGCAGGAGTACCTGTGCAGGGAAGCTCTCCCCAGTCTCTCCATCCACTAGCAGGTTTCGTGCCAGAGCTTCTGCACCCTCGCCTGGCCAGGTGTCCTCCTGCTCTGCTCCATCTCGCAGTTCCTTATCCACATCCTGCTCCTTCTGGCGATGACTGTAGTCAAAAATCTCACGCCCAGCCCCCAGGTCAATATCCTGTCGCCAAAGGATGTCAATCAGATCTATGTCCTGAAAGACAAGAGCACCTTGACTTTAGCTCTGGGGTCCAGGGGCccctccctgtcctgcccctcagAGGTTCCTCCTAGCATCACCCCAACTACTCCCGGGTGGGGCCCCTCCCAATCTACACCTGCCAGACTCTACAGACTCTACCCCCTGTCCCCTCCGTACCAGCACAGCTTCATTCATCCATTTCCAGACACcagcctccaaaaaaaaaaaaaaaaaaaaaaaagagctagcgAAAACCACTAGCACAACCATCACCATACCGGTCTGCGGGCTTAGGATCTGGACCAGAGGCACAGCCAGGCCAAAAGGCAGGGCCATCTTACCACTACTTaagaaggaagggggaagcaGGAGACACTTCTCATTTCGGGAATGGGAATCCCTTAAAACTTGGTTTGTAGAAAGCCGGCCATGGCAAGCAAGAGTCAACTGTCAAGCAAAATTGCTTCGCAGTGGCCAGCCTTGCATCAGCCTGTGGTGCCATTTCATTTGCATAAAGGGGTGGGGTGGACTGGAGAGGAAAATCCCTGCATTTGCAACCACCTGATGCAACCAATGACAACGACAGGCTATCCAGCCCTTCCTACAGCCGTTCCCCCTTCCCTGGATGAGGCAGGAGTACGGCTGAACACCCACAATTCTCAGTCCAGGCTCACCTCAAGATCCATCCCTACCAGAATAGAATGCCCACTTTCAGCTGATCCTAGCAAGCTGCCTCAATCCCCGGAGAGCCTCAGGCAGTCAGATGATCCTCACTGgacaccccacccctgccaaggCCAGCCCCACGGTGTCCCCACAAACCAGTGCTCTCACTCCCTTACCACACCCCAGGACTCACTGACTCCCATCAGTCAACCCACTCAAGGACATAGCCCCCATCACTGCCCAGCCACAACTGCCACCTCGGGCACCAAAACGCCTCCCTCTCACTCTACGCTGGCGGCTCCCGATTAGTTCCTGCTCCAACTGCCACCCCCACTGCCACCAGCGTACAACCCCAATAAATATGAGACGTTCGGGTTTCCTATACATGCCGCCCCCTGCTGTTGAAGAAACCCTAAACTGTTGCCTTCCAGTCAGAGATTAAAAGACAGACACTTTCCAGAAAGCAGTATCCTTAGCTTAGACCCACCTCCCTAGCTCTGACCAGGTATCCCTCTCCCACAGTAAGCCTCCCTGATCCTAAGACCTCCCAGGTGCACCTCTCCCTGCAGTCTCCCCACATATACCAACCTGAACAGAAGCCCTGGACCCAGGAGCAGAGGGGGGCTGGGCCACCCGGTGACCAGCCACCAAAGAGTTAAGGGGCCGGCTCCCTTTGGCATGGCCCCTACCACTGTGAGAGCTGCGGTCCAGGCGGGTCATGGTCTGCGAGATGAGCCCCAGGGCAGCTGGTGCTGGGCAGCCGGACAGGGGGCTCCAAGGAGCTCTTGGCTCGCAGGGAGCACACCAGGCTGGAAGGGTGGCCCCTTGCTAGCTCCGAGGGGCTCAAGGAGGGTGCCCCGCCCGTGCTGCTGCCTGggcggcccagcccagcccccttcctccatcctggAGCAGCCCCCTCCCACCTCACAACCCCAGTTCCACTCAGGCGCCCGGCAGCCCCCACCCTGAGCTCACCGCAGAGGCTGCAGTGAGATGGGACTCCCACCCCATGCTCCGTGCTCAAGCTGCAGAGGAAAGCAAGCTCCCTCCTTGGCCTATCCTCccgctcctccctctctccccctccccacgccccccaAACTTGTTACCTAGGCTGCAGCAAGGAGccaatcccctccccctcccaccccgcagGTCACTGCTGAGGCTGCAGAGAGCCAATCCCCTCCCCCAGGTCAGCAGCTGGGCTGCGGAAAGAGCCAATCCCCTCCCACTGTCGTTACCTAGGCTGCGACGAGAGCCAATCTCCTCCCCCAAGTCTCCGCTGGAGATGCGGAAGGAGCCAATCCCCTCCCACCGCCTGTTACCTAGCTGCAGCCGGGAGCCAATCTCTGCACCAGGGCAGCTGGAGAAGCTGCCGCAAGGAACCAGCCCATCCCCAGGCCGCCTCCGTCTCCTCAAGGAGACGCACCCAGGGGCGGGCAGCCCCACCCAGCCCAGTCAGCCAGCCGGGGTGGCGCAGTGAGAGAGCCCTGGGGGGAAGGGGTGCCACTCTCCCTCCTGTCGCATCCTGCTTACCCAGCCCACTCAGGACTGGAACTCAGGACTGGGCAGACACTCCTCCCACAGCTTCTCCGGGAATCTAAGTTCTTCCCTGGAAGCGTAAGGAGTTTTCCCGTTCCTCAGGAGGGCTGTGGCCAGTCGTCCTCAAGCCCAAGGCTCAAAGCTAGGCTGGGCAGGAACCCAGTGCACCCAGATCCACTGGGAACCAGGGGCTTTGTCACCCTACAACAAGCCAGACAAGAGGAAGGGGGAAAGCCATCTGCACATATGCAGGGATGTCACAGTGCTGGCCAGGCCTAGCCCCAGGCAAGAGGAGGGAGACAGGAGCCTGAAAGCCAGCACTGAAGGAGACAGGTGCTCCGCAACGTCCTGGACACAAACAtgtcccccccccgccccccgctttcTCTTTACCCCAGGCTTTGTTCAAGAGCAATCTCGGCCTGAGCCCCGGCTTACATCTCTAAAGCAGGAAGAATGCCCCTGACAGAATCAGGGTCACAATTCTGGCTCCCATCCTCACTGCTGCTCCCCTTGAGCCTAAGGTCAGGTCAGGGACAGTATGTTCTCCTTGGCTGCAGAGTGCTCCTCCTCGCCTGCAGAGAGCTGTACACAGGCCACCCCCCGCTCTGGGCAGAGTGCCAACCTCGAGGGGAATCCTATCCCTGACAAGGGCCTGGGCTATAGCTGTCCATCGAATAGGCCTGGCAGCAGGGGAGTGCTGCCACCCCAGGGATAATACCAGCTCCAGCAGTGCCTGTCACATGCTCTGGACCTGGGTATTTTTATCCCTGAGTTGCTGAGGAAATAATGTTCTAGACACACAATaatcctcccttcccccataCCCAGCCTGGGCCCCTAATGCTAACCCACCCCCAATCTCCAGAGGGAGCAGTGAAGGCCTGGGGTCAGGGAAAGCACAAACTTCATGAAGATCAAGAAATGGAGGCAACCAGGGTCAaagtcccatcccatcccatcccaccccaaCCCATCCAATTACATTGAAAACATCCCATTCCACCCCATCCCAGGAGAGGTCCCTGCAGGAAGAGGAATGAAGCTATGCCTGGTGGGTTACCAGCAGCAGGGTTCCCAAGCCCAATTACATCCACCCCTTGAGGAGCTACCGTGGGTGGGATGATGGAAAAGGAGGCTGGGAGGCATACTTCTTCAGACCACTGTGCCAAGACTGGAGCCCAGTTGACGGGAAATAACAGAGGCAGCAGAAGAGAGGTGGCACTGTAAGAATCTCAGAAAAGAGGCACTGCAAGGCAAGGAGTGCTCATGACTCCCATACTCGGGTAATTCTTGTCTCTCTCAAAAGTAGAGCCAATATGAGCCAGCTAAGCACAGAGCAACcctggcactactgacatttggggccagatcaaTCTGTTATTTAGGGGCTGGCTGTCCTATGCTTTTTAGGAAGTTCAGCAGCATCCCATGCATCTctccactagatgccaatagcacctTCTCAAGTTCTAACAACCAAAACTGTCTCTGGACACTGCCACATGTTCCCTGATGGACAAAATCATCCCCAGTTGAGGACCACTGGCCCAGAGGAAGCCACATGATTTGACAGTCACTAACATTCAGAGAACCGAGCTCAGGAACAGGCTTCAACGCGGGATGGGAGGCAAAACCTGGTCTGACTGGTAGGCAGAAAGAGCCAAGTTCTACAGCATCTGTAAAACTTTTAACATACCTCCACACCCCCTCTTCCCAAACAATCCCCCCATGCACCCTCGCCTCAAGACTCAGCTCTGGAAAACCCAGCCCAGTGCAATccagcctcctccttccctaaCGGCCAGCAACTGAACTGGACCTTTTTCCAAGCTCCTTAAGACTGAGTGGCAAGACAGGTCCAAACGCAGAGCTCAAAGCAGTCTTATCacattggtgggggaggggcagcagaaACCATTTAACATGGTTAGAGGCGACTGCATCACCTTCTGCCCAGAGCAGTGTGTCAGCCACTCCTCAGTTCAGACCTCTGACAGCTCAAAGCAAGCTGCCTTCAGCAGCAGAATGCGGTTTCTCTTCTAGTTCCCATCCCTCCCATCCCTACTCGCTGCAGTGGGCCTTTAGCAAAGAATGGGAGCCTTGGCCCTCTCCTGGCCAAGAATAACTATCTAAATCTACCCCTTGGCTCAGACCCAGGAGAGGCGACTTATCAGGACCTTACCACCACAACAGGCCTGACCACAAAGGAGGAGAACTTCAGGATACGTATGTGTGTTTTGATGTGGGGGGAGGTACAAGGCAACAGTCCACAAAATATTTGTGTCTTAGCAACAAACATACACCGCATCAAAGCCCATCACAACAtgactccctcccccaccccgggccTCCAGGAGTCATGTTGAAATCCAAGCAGTAAACACACAGGCATGTTCTAAGGACCTCCCACTGCCCTGACAGTTCATTTAGAGGTGGGTCAATGGTTCAACACAAGGAAATGCTCCCAACCCCCAATCCTAGTCAGACAATCTAGCCCACTCCGATCCCAGAACAATGCCTGAGACCCCCTGGAACCTCTCTGGTTCTTTACAGGGCTTACTACTATTACTACATTCCTTCAGGACcagcccacccccccaaccccagacccttcccaccctcccctccacgTCGCCACTAACCTCTTTGGTTAAGTCTCCACTGACTGGAGGGGCTACAGCCCCCAAATCCTCCAAATCTTCACTGAATCCCTGCTCCGTTTCGCTTTCTCGCACCCCGTTGTCTGGGCCTGTCACATCCTGGAGACCACTGGAACTCTCGAGGGCGAGGCCTGAGCTGGGCTGGCTGCCAGAGACAGACCCCTCCGGATCCCGGTGGACCAGCCAGGCGTTAACCTCAGTGGTTGGCACCTGGAACCTGTCCAGGGCCCTCACCTGACTGAGGAGCCGCCGGGCAGTGAAGTAATTGTCCAGGTCTATGCTCTTGGGGTGGATACCGTAGCCATCCAAGGTATTCCTCAGGTTGTGGAACTGGGTCTGAGTATAGGCAGAACTGGGCCCCAGGATGATCTCCCGGAGCGGGGGGAGCTGCGAGGTCAGGTAAGTATCCACGTCCACCCGCACCCCGATCAAACTCAGCAGAATGGTGAACTGGAGGAGTCCTTCCGTTAAGTATTTCTTCAGAGAAAGCATTGCTGAAGGACCAGAATGTTTatgctttttggtttttaaatcttCCAAAAGACAAATCAAGGCCACTGCTCTGCTGCTCCAGCCAGCAAGTTACCCTCCTCAGTGCCAAACCCTGTACCCCACCCTGGCAGAACACAGGGGCTGAGCTTCTTGATGGCCTCAGAGGAAAGCACACCCCTTGGAGCCAAGGCCACACTCCAGACCACATTCACTTTTCCCTTCTTGACACCTCACCTCCGAAAGTACAACTGTTTCCTAACCCAGTCCAGGCCCTCAGGGCCCACGTGACTTACTGTCTCCACAGTCCACATACAGTCACTTCCTCACTCACATTAGTTGTCCTCTCTGTAAATTTCACTGCAGGTTGTTCTCGGGAACAGCTGatggatattttttttccttctctctcctaagGTTTATTTCCTTTGGCTGGAGCTACAGGCCTTTTGTCTTGGGTCAGAGTGTCCCGCCTCCTCCACACTTACCAGGGGGGTTTCCAGAGAAACCTGAAATGGGAATCACAAAAGCAACAGGATAAGATTCCAAAATTTTCATGCCATGACCAAGGCAGAGGTAGGAAACACATTAAAAggccacttttattttttatttaaaaataaatcagttattatactccaagaaaaacaaaacatgaaaaccTGTTACAGACAGAACAACTATGAGAGGAAGGTATTGCTCACAAGGGATCTCAGTTTCTGGATATCAATTCTGCAGTACCCTAAAAGGTAGCTCATTTTGGATAAGCAGATAATGCCCAGGGCATCCAAAATATTTTACACCTTGTCTGATTTAccaaccctccccccaccccatacacACTACCCAGCTTCTATTTTTAGCGTGAGAAGTCCATTTCCTATCTTAAAAGAAAGTTTGTTTCTCATCTCTCAGGAGAAAACTGCCTACAATTCTTGTGCCTTCAAGTTCtaaaagggagggagagattaTTAATGGGTGAGAGAGTAAAAGGACAAGAGAACAACCACATCATAGAAAAGAATAACGCCTTTTGTTTTCCCAACTTTAAAATCTGATTTCCCTTTCCTATCActctcacattttttaaaaaatgggggtACTGACGAGATGGGGGGCCCTGAGGCAGGATTATTCGGTCCAGAATTTGAATAGgcaggttttattttcattcacgTGACCTTCTGATCCAAAGCAGAAGGATATGGCCAAGTCTTCAACCCAGATAGCCAAGTGGGGAGGGAGTAAAGCTGCCTTTCACTTTCTAGTCTCTACTTCTGAGCTTCCATTAACCTCATAAACCACGACATAGCTCTCTCCTGTTCACTGCTGTGACCCATCTACGAACTTCATCCTAACGGGAAAgagggatacacacacacacacacacacacacacacacacacacacacacgcccttaTCTGGTTGGAGTAAACATAACTGCGACCCAGAATTCCTGCTTACACTACCCTCCAGTTCTCACGCAATTTACTACTAAAGACCTCCCAAGAGCCAATTAAGTTCGAGAAACCGTTAAAGATCGAGTAAGGCCAGGCCTGAGCCCGGTCCCACCCTGCCCCGGATACCCGAGTCCGGCTGGGACCAAGTCGCCATGCCGCTCCTGGCGCCTCGACTTCTAGCCTTCTGGGCAGCAGCGAACAAGTGCTACTTTCCTGGCCTTGACCCACCCTGACGGCCAAACCCCACCCCGCCCTCCGCCCTTATGGCCCCACCCCGCTCCCAAGCCCGGGCCTAACACCACGCCTTCTCAGGCCCTCAGCCCTCCCCAGTCCAACCCACCCCGGAGATGCTTTCTCCACGGCCTCTCGGCCCCTCCCTGCCAGGCCCAGGGCCCGGCCCCGACGCGAACTCCGCTCGGCCGCCCGCTCCCGCCTCCTGCCCCTCAGCTCCACCCCGCCGCCCTTCACCCCGTAAGCCTCGGCCCCGCGGCGCTGCGCCCCTCCCATTAGGGAAAGAAATGTGCTTGATACCCTCTGCTGATCTCGGCGTCCGCCGCTGCCGCCACAGCAGGCGCTCAGCTCGAGGCCAGGCCttgccgccgccaccgccggcCGGCCTAGAGCTCGCCAGCCTCCgcttccctccccgccccctccttcTACCTCATACGGAAGCCCGCCCTACGCCTTCTCCCCCGGAACACGTTTCTCCAATCAACGAGCGGAGGCAGTGGCCGTCGCCGGATGTTGCTTTGATTGACAGCAGAGAGAACCCAATGGCTGAGTGTGCCTCCTTCTCCCCTTTACCAATTTCCCAAGACTGACACGGTCCACGGCCCAATAGGCATGTAGGCCCACCCCACGGCATGGGCCCACCAATAAAGTGGGGCGAAGGCGCTATCGCCCGGCGTTCGGGACCCCTCGGCCGTGCGCCCACCGCTCGCCGGCTGCAGGAGGTACTACAGGCTGAGCACGGAGTCAAGTTAATAGGCTGAGCGCTTCCAGTGCATTCTTTGGCGAGGGTATAAGGGCTTAGGGCTGGGAATGGGAGGTGGTATCGCCGCCGGAGTGCGGGGTCCCCCTCTTGAGGGTTCCCACGGTGACTTGCAAAAGTCCAGTGAGACCTGAAATGCTGAGATGGGGCACAGAGCATGTGTTTCGCGTGGTGGGGACGCTCGTGCCGCCATCTTGGGTGCTGGCAGCGGAAATCGCTCTCCCAGCTTCCGCTCCGCGCGGCCTGCGCGTTGGGCCGCTTGCCAGTAAGGGATCCTTACGCCGCCTGTCTCAGGCAAACCCTGCGGACGGTTTGCCACGACGGTGGTGGGACGTTGGGGTTATGAGGGATGTGGCATAATTAGTTATTTTTGTCATAATACAAACACCTTTTCTGTCTGTACCAAcccccgccaccccacccccctccgCCCAGCTTCCCACGCAGGTTAGTTTTGCTTTTCAGGAACTTTCCTCAGTTACTAGTGTTCTCCAGTCTCTTCTAGCCAACATCTTTGTGATTTCCAAACATTGGTTTGCCTCCAGCATCACCTTGGGAAGTTGTTAAACTTGCACATTTTGAGGCACCACACCAGAGGTTCTGATTCTTACCCTGGGGTGGCAGTCTGATAACCTCGCCCGTTTATTAAACAACTCGGTAGTTTTCATACAGCTGGTGCAAAGACCACTTTTAGGCAGTCACTGAGTTGGCGTTTGTAGTAAGTTGTTCCTAGCTGTGGGACAAAAGAGGCGTTGACTCAAATTCTTGACTCCCTGGAAGATCCTGCTGATCTAGTGGGCGAGCCATTGGTCCTCATACAACCAAGGACAAGGCCAACTGGTAATTTATTTGATGAGAACATCCAGTCCATCATGTGTTTGGAGAATTAGGCGGCTTAATTCTGGGTGGTTCACAGATTATAACGCACTTTCACCATGTAGGAGTATACAGCGTTGAATCCTCAGAAAACTAGTTACTCATTTCAAAGACAgattaaggggacttccctggtgatgcagtggttaagaatccgcctgccaatgcagggaacataggtttgagccctggtcggggaagatcccacatgccacggagctactgagcccaagtgccacaactactgaagcctgcgcccctagagcccttgctccgcaacaagagaagccaccgcaatgagaagcctgcgcacaataacaaagagtagcccccgttccccgcaactagagagagccgttgcgcagccaaaaataaataattaacaaaaaaaagatgGGTTCAGAGAgcacatgttttatttattcgtTTTACTATTTGTCACCCAGAAAATGCTAAAATATAAACCCCATGAGGACCAGAATTTAGTGCATTAACTGTTGAGTCTTCAaaacctaggacagtgcctgcaATAGCAGATACTCAATACTTGCCGGGAGTTCCCGGGAgttctagtggttaggattccagactttcactgccatggcctgagctcaacccctggtcggggaactgagatcccacaagcccacagcatggccaaaaataaataaataaataacatttcaactttaaaaaataaataagggacttccgtggtgccgcagtggttaagactctgcacttcccatgagaggggcctgggttcaatccctggtcagggaactagataccacatgcatgccgcagctaagagttcgcatgccacaactaaggagctggcgagccacagctaaggagcccgcctgccacaactaagacccggtgctaccaaataagtaaaatattttatggaagTTCCCTGGTGGGCTAGTGCTTAGGAttccgcgctttcactgcagaggccagggttcgatccctggttggggaaccatcccacatgccgccaaaatacaagaaataaaataaaatattttttaaataaataaataaataaaaagtact
This window of the Balaenoptera ricei isolate mBalRic1 chromosome 20, mBalRic1.hap2, whole genome shotgun sequence genome carries:
- the NFE2L1 gene encoding endoplasmic reticulum membrane sensor NFE2L1 isoform X3, giving the protein MLSLKKYLTEGLLQFTILLSLIGVRVDVDTYLTSQLPPLREIILGPSSAYTQTQFHNLRNTLDGYGIHPKSIDLDNYFTARRLLSQVRALDRFQVPTTEVNAWLVHRDPEGSVSGSQPSSGLALESSSGLQDVTGPDNGVRESETEQGFSEDLEDLGAVAPPVSGDLTKEDIDLIDILWRQDIDLGAGREIFDYSHRQKEQDVDKELRDGAEQEDTWPGEGAEALARNLLVDGETGESFPAQFPADISSITEAVPSESEPPGLQNNLLSPLLTGTESPFDLEQQWQDLMSIMEMQAMEVNTSTSEILYDAPPGDPLSTNYSLAPNTPINQNVSLHQASLGGCSQDFSLFSPEVESLPVAGSSTLLPLVPSNSTSLNSTFGSTNLAGLFFPPQLNGTANDTAGPELPDPLGGLLDEAMLDEISLMDLAIEEGFNPVQASQLEEEFDSDSGLSLDSSHSPSSLSSSEGSSSSSSSSSSSSSSSSSSSASSSASSSFSEEGAVGYSSDSETLDLEEAEGAVGYQPEYSKFCRMSYQDPAQLSCLPYLEHVGHNHTYNMAPSALDSADLPPPSTLKKGSKEKQADFLDKQMSRDEHRARAMKIPFTNDKIINLPVEEFNELLSKYQLSEAQLSLIRDIRRRGKNKMAAQNCRKRKLDTILNLERDVEDLQRDKARLLREKVEFLRSLRQMKQKVQSLYQEVFGRLRDENGQPYSPSQYALQYAGDGSVLLIPRTLADQQARRQERKPKDRRK